The genomic segment GTGTGCCTCCGTAGATCGGCTCCGGACTCCAGCACCGCCTCGACGAGCACATCATCGACAGCTCGTCCTTGGGGCGTGCCGCGGGAGTTGGATCGTGCAGTAGGCGATCGCCTCGAAGGCGTCGAAGCAGTCCGACAGTATCTCCCGCAGGCGTGCGGGTGCGGCGGTTACATCAACATCTCGCACCCGCGCTCGCCCTCCCGCTACAGTTAGATGGAAGGTGCTTCGCTTCCCCTCACCCATTCACCGCCGCTTTGCACGCCTCGCGCAGGTCATCGCCGAACTCCAGCACCGCCTCCGCAACCAGCAGGTCCATCGACATCTCGCACTCAGAGACGTAGCGGGAGAGCTTGATCGAGGAGTACGCAACGGCTTCCAGCGCGCCGAAGCGATCCAACAGCATCTCCAGCCAGCGCGCGGGTGAGGCTCCTTCCATATTCATCGCATTCCTCCTCGTTGCTTGCGCCTCCGGCGGAGGATGCCTATCGTGTAGACATCCCGATCAGCCATCCGGCGGTTGGGAGACCGAGGGCAGTCGCGAACTCTTGGCGGGGTGAGCGACTGCCCTTCCTCGTTTCTGTATGGTAATCCGCCTACTCGGTTTTGTCAACGGATTCCCATACTGCTCGTCGGAGGAGCTAACGTGGGTGAATCGGAGAGGCTGCAGGAACTCGTGCGAGAGATCATTCGCGAGAGCGAACTACCGCGCACGCTCCTCGCCAAGGATGCGGAAATCAGCCGTGCGGCTATCGAAGCGTGGCTGTCCGGGAATCGCAATCCGACTTCGCAGAGCGCGGAGCAGCTGGCTGCGGGGCTGGAACGCCGTGCGACGCGGCTCCAGTATTTGGCGTTCCGGCTCCGCAACGGGCTGGAGCAGGGTGGCTGATAGTGTGAACACGGTTCCTTACAGGCTAGGGTTCGGCAAGTGACACCAGAACCGAATCCGAGCCCAGGCATGTTCAACCCGCTTCTGAGGACGGCTGTCGCGATCGCGTGCTTGGGCGCGCTCGCATCGTGCGCCGCGAGCAGAAGGCCGGCGCTCCCCATGGCGCGAGCGGAAACGCTCGATTTTTCGCAGGCGGCGCTTGGCCGGATCGACCCCGCTCTCCAGGCGTTTGTCGACTCGGGGAGGGTGAGCGGCATCTACGCCGTGATCGCCCGCCACGGCCGCATCCGGTACGAGCGCACCTTTGGCCGGATGGACCTGGCCCGCGGCACGCCCATGCGCCCGGACGCGATCTTCCGCATCTACTCCATGACCAAGCCGGTGATCGCCGTTGGTGTGCTCCGCCTCGTCGACCAGGGCAGGGTGGGGCTCGACGATCCGGTGTCGAAGTACATCCCGTCGTTCGCGGCCGTGAAGGTGTTCGCCGGGGGAACGGCGGATGCCCCGATCCTCCGGGCGCCCGACTCGCCGATCACCATCCGCCACCTCCTGAACCACACCTCCGGCCTGGCGTACGGGCTGACGCCCGGGCCCGTCGATACCATCTTCAGCCGGGCCAAGCTGTACGATGCGGGCCGCACGCTGGAGGAGTTCACCGACAGCCTTGCACGCATTCCCCTGCTCTTCTCTCCGGGAACGCAGTGGAGCTACGGCTCCGGGCTTGACGTCGCGGGACGGGTGATCGAGGTCGCCTCGGGGCAGACGCTCGATCGCTTTCTGGACGAGCAGCTCTTCCGGCCCCTGGTCATGCGCGACACCGGCTTCCGCATCCGCCCGGAGATGCGGAACCGCCTCGCGACCGTGTACACCACCGGCCCCGACGGCACGCTGCAGCCCGTCCGCGGCGACGGGCTGATGGCGATGTTCGAGCCGGAGGCGCGCTTCTTCTGGGGGAGCGGCGGCCTGCTTTCCACGCCCGACGACATGCTCCGGTTCACGCAGATGCTCCTGGACGGCGGCGTCTTCGGCGGAACGCGCATCCTGCGGCCGGAGACCGTCGCGCTCATGACCCGCAACACGGTGCCGCCGGAACTGACCCCGGTGCCGAGCGGCACGCTGCGCGACCCCACGTACGGATTCGGGCTGGGGGTGGCCGTCAAGGTCGACACCGCGGGGGCGACGCGGCCGGGACCCGTCGGCATCTTCCGCTGGTCGGGGTACCTGGGGACGTACTTCTGGGTGGACCCGGAAAACGACCTGATCGCCATGGTCTGGACGCAGCTCTCTCCCGGAAGCCGCGTTCCGCTGGAAGCGACGTTCCAGGAGCTGGTCTACTCCGCGTTGGGGAATAGAGAATAGAACGGCGGGGAAGCGGAACCGCGCTTCGTGCATCGCGTTAGGCGTGGCTTGTGCGAGGGATGCCCGGACGTTTCGCACCGTCGATCGAATCGAGCGGTGTGCGTCCGACACCCGAATCGCAGCGCTCCCGCATGGCTCAACCCGCTTTCGACAGCGCCTACGCGCGGCTCCCGGACCGGTTCTTCGCCCGCGTCACGCCCACGCCGGTCAAGGCACCCCGGCTGATCCGGGTGAACGCGCCGCTGGCCGTGGAGCTGGGCATCGACCCGGAGTGGCTCGCCAGCGAAGAAGGCGTCGCCGTCCTGGCGGGGAACCGCGTTCCCGACTCCGCCACGCCCATCGCCACCGCGTACGCCGGGCACCAGTTCGGCGGCTTCGTGCCGCAGCTGGGCGACGGGCGCGCCATCCTGCTGGGCGAGGTCATCGACCGGGGCGGCACCCGGCGCGACGTGCAGCTCAAGGGCGCGGGCCCCACACCCTACTCGCGCCGCGGCGACGGACGGGCGGCGCTGGGGCCGGTGCTGCGCGAGTACCTGGTCAGCGAGGCGATGCAGGCGCTGGGCATCCCCACCACCCGGGCGCTGGCCGCGGTCACCACCGGCGAGCGGGTGGTCCGCGAGACGATGCTCCCCGGCGCGGTGCTCACGCGGGTGGCATCCAGCCACATCCGGGTGGGCACCTTCCAGTTCTTCGCCAGCCGCGGCGACGTGGAGGGCACTCGCACGCTGGCGGACCACGTCATCGCCCGGCACTACCCGCACGCGGCCGAGTCGGAGCACCCCCACCTGGCGCTGCTCGAAGCCGTAGTCCAGGCGCAGGCCGAGCTCATCGCCCGGTGGCTGCTGGTCGGCTTCGTCCATGGCGTGATGAACACGGACAACACGTCGGTCGCCGGCGAAACCATCGACTACGGGCCGTGCGCGTTCCTGGACGAATACGATCCCCAGGCGGTGTTCAGCTCCATCGACCTCTACCGGCGCTACGCCTACGGCAACCAGCCGGCCATCGCCCAGTGGAACCTGACGCGGCTGGCGGAGTGCCTTCTCCCGCTCCTGGGTGACGACGCCGACGCCGCGGCCGAGGATGCGATACAGGCGCTGGAGGCATTCGGCCCGGCGTTCGAACGGGCCTACCAGGGCGGCCTGCAGCGCAAGCTGGGCCTCTCCACCGAACGTCCAGGCGACGCCGCGCTCGCGGAGGATCTGCTGCAGGCGATGGCGGCGAACCTCGCGGACTTCACGCTCACCTTCCGCGGGCTGAGCGAGGCGGCGGCGGATGAGGACGCGGATGCGGAGGTGCGGAGGCTTTTCAACGACCCCGGCGCGTACGACGGGTGGGCGGCCCGGTGGCGGCAGCGGCTCGCGGAAGAGCCGGGCGACGCCGCCTCGCGCCGCGAAGCCATGCTCGCGGTGAACCCCGCCTTCATCCCGCGCAACCATCGCATCGAGGCGGTGATCCGCGCGGCCGTCGACCGGGACGACTTCGCTCCGTTCGAGGAGCTGCTGACGGTGCTGTCCAGGCCGTACGACACCCAGCCCGACTTCGCGCGGTACATGGAGCCGCCCGCGGCAGGGGAGCGCGTGACCCAGACCTTCTGCGGCACGTAAGCGATCGCCACCCGCTCGCGTCGATGCCGGGTCCGGAGCAGATCGCCTGATCCGCCACACAGAGGCTCCGGCGCGTTGGCGGTGGGGTCTGGCTCAACCCGCTTTCGACAGCGAGGCAAGAGCGCCGTACGCGTCGAAGAGAGCGGCCAGTGTGTGAAGCCAGAGCCCAATCGGCTGTGAGGGCTGACTGCTACTGGTCGTAAAGATTGAGATCGGCAAGCTTCCGGTTCTCGAAGCGCGCGCGTACCCCGTCCGGCGCAGACTGGCCGCCGCCCGGGAACGCATCCCGGAGATCCGCTTTTACCTTCTCCTTCAGGCGATCCTTGTCGGCCGAGATCAGATCGGGGCTTACGATCAACTGTCGATTGAAGGCCGCAAGCGCTTCCTCCGCCTCTTTGTGCTTGCCAGTCATGATCGCGCGCGTGAAGTCCGCGTAGGCTTCTTTCAACGCGGGGATCTCTCCCCACTCCGGGTTCATGCTGCTGGACCGGATGGAAAAGACGCAGTATGCCGCCTGGAGAGGCTTCCCATCTACGAGGAGCTTACGGTCCTGCGGATCGATTTTCAGGCTGGCGCCGGAGATCGTTCCCTTGGGCCGGGCGACCAGCGCGCACAAGCGGCTGTCCACCAGGCTCATGTCGGTATCGATGGCGAGTTCGATCTCTGAATCCGCCGTCTGCCCGGCGATCATGTCCAACCCCTCCAGCACGAGCGGAACGAAGGGATTCAGGCGGGTGACCACGCTGATCCCCGCCAGGTCCGACACCTTGGTGATGTAGTTGACGAGCGGGGACAGCAGGTTGCCGGACTTGATGGAGAACAGCCCCAGCTCGAGCCCCAGCGGGTTGCCGCGCCACGGCATGGGCCGCATGACGCGCTTGGACACGGTGATCACGCGGTTGAGGTCGTTCACCCCGAGCGTGGCCAGGTTCTGGGGCTTGGTGACGGACGCGAGTTCCGCGCGGTCGGTGCCTTGGCGGGCCAGCGACGCAAACGAATAGATGAGCCCGTGAAAGGTGGTCGCGAAGCGGCGCGCCTTTTCCAGCCGCAGCGATTCCACGTATAGTTCGATGTAGCACTGGTCCGGGACGATCGGCTTTCCCGCGATTCCCAACCCGGGATCGGGCAAGCCATCCAGCAGCGTCCAGTCCGTCGGCTGCGCGCCGCCCACCTTGCCGATCAGCTTCTGTAGCCAGCCCATGATTCAGCCTCCCTGGTAGATCGTAAGGTTCAGTGCACGAAGCGCGTTCGCCGCCCAGATCCAGTCGGTGAACTGTGGATAGTCGTCGTACGCGGTCCGCTCGAAGGCAAACCCGAGAACCCGGTCGTTCTCGTCCCGCAATGCGCAGCCGCTGTCGCCCTGGTCCGTATCCGCGTCGGTCTGCAGCTTGAGCATGATGGTGGGGCGGGCGCGAAGGAGCCCCGTGTCGGTGGAGAAGATCCGCGTGGCGCGGTTCTGGTTCACCGCGCCGTCGAACCGCGCAGGGTCGGCGCGGGCGGGCTCCCGCTCCTGGCGCACGCCGGCCAACCCCACCATCGAACTGCAGCGTGTACGGTCGGTCAGGGGGATGAAGACCGTGTCCTGCACCTCACTCGCGTGCTTCACGCGGCTTGCTTCGCCCCCCACGGTCACGGGGGTTCCCACCGGGCCGGTACCGTGAAAGCACGCGGTCACGCCGAATTCGCCGCTGGAATCCACGCACAGCACCCCTGCGGTCGACAGCTTTCCGCCCGCGTTCACAACGACGTGGGGCGATGGCACGCAGAGCCGCACCATCCGCGGCCGCCGCGTGAGAACGACCTCCGGCTGCGCAATCAGAAACAACTGCGCGAGCGCGGCCGGTCCGAGGTTAATGAGCGCTCCGAACGCGGCCGCCTCCGGCGATTCACCGATCTCCGTACCCATCGCCTCAAGGCCATCCACCAGAAGCCGAAAGGGGAGGTCCAGTTCCTCCGAGATCAGGCGGCTGCTTTCCACGCGCGCCACGTCGGGCGACATGACCAGCAGGACGGAGGCGCGGCCGTTCGTTCCGGGGCGAACGAGCAGCCGGTCGCCGGGGTTCACTTGCCCCGAGTCGCGCAGCGAGTTCGCCACGATCTCCAGGCTGAGGCGCTGCAACGCTTCCAGCGTCCGTTCCTCGTTCCCGATCGCGCTCGCGGCAGTCCGTCCGAACGGAGTGCCGAACATTCGGTTCATCGGCTCCGGCGAAACGGATTCGCCAGTCTCACCGCGCAGTCCGGAAAGGCGGGCGAGCTCGAAGTCCATCTGGCCCCCCCTCGCTCCCGCGGCCCCGAACTGCGAGCCCGTTCCTCGAAACCCCTCGCGGCCTGACCTGAAACGTCTCTCCCGGCGCGCGATGGCGGTTTCGAGAACGTCGTCGAGCCCAAACCTCACTGAAGCCATGGTGGTTACCGTATCAGGTGGGGTGTCCACAAGCCCCCGGCCGCGGGTCCGGCAGCGGACGGTGCCGCCGGAACCAGCCAATGTTAGTGCGAACGAGCCTTCGTATCCAGAGATTCGTCCCGGGCGATCTCCGGGCAGCGGGAGAGCTCGATCGAGGAGTGGTAGGCTACGGCTTCCAGCGCGCCGAAGCGGTCCGACAGCATCTCCAGCAGACGCCCCGGGGGACGCTCCGTCGTGCTCTTGGCTCCGCCTCGTTAGTTTGCCCGCATCTCATCACCAGAAACGACACGGGCGGGCGAGACGGGATGAAGGCGGGGAAGAGCAGCGGAGCACCGAACCCGGCAGATCATCCGCGGCAGCACGAGTTCGTGCGGGTGCGGGGGGCGCGGGAGCACAACCTCAAGAATGTGGACGTCGACATCCCCCGCGACGCGCTGGTGGTGTTCACCGGCGTGTCGGGATCGGGCAAATCGTCGCTCGCGTTCGGCACGCTGTACGCCGAGGCGCAGCGGCGCTACCTGGAGTCGGTGGCGCCGTACGCGCGACGCCTGTTCCACCAGATGGGCATCCCCGACGTCGACGAGATCGACGGCATTCCGCCCGCCGTGGCCCTGCAGCAGCAGCGCGGTACGCCCACCACACGCTCGTCCGTGGGCAGCGTCACCACGCTCAGCAACCTGCTGCGGATGCTGTACTCGCGTGCCGGCGACTATCCGCCCGGCCAGCCCATCATCTACGCCGAGGCGTTCTCCCCCAACACCCCCGAGGGCGCCTGCCCCCGCTGCCACGGGCACGGACGCATCTACACGGTCACCGAGCAGTCCATGGTTCCCGATCCGTCGCTCACCATCCGCGAGCGCGCCGTCGCCGCGTGGCCGCAGGCGTGGGGCGGGCAGAACCAGCGCGACATCCTCGTCACCCTCGGCTACGACGTAGACCGGCCGTGGCGCGAACTGCCGCAGGACGTCCGCGACTGGATCCTCTTCACCGACGAGCAGCCCGTCGTCCCCGTCTACCCCGGCTTCACGCCGGAGGAGACGCGGCGCGCGCTGAAGGCGAAGGAGGAGCCCAACTACATGGGCACGTTCAGCAGCGCGCGGCGGCACGTGCTGCACACCTTCGCCAACACCCAGAGCGCGTCCATGCGGCGGCGGGTGATGCAGTACATGCTCAGCACCGACTGCCCGGCGTGTGGCGGCAAGCGGCTGAACCCGGCGTCGCTGTCGGTGACGTTCGCGGGGATGGACATCACGGAACTGGGGCGCCTGCCGCTGGCCCGCCTGGCCGCGCTCGTCCGCCCGTACGC from the Longimicrobium sp. genome contains:
- a CDS encoding protein adenylyltransferase SelO, with the translated sequence MAQPAFDSAYARLPDRFFARVTPTPVKAPRLIRVNAPLAVELGIDPEWLASEEGVAVLAGNRVPDSATPIATAYAGHQFGGFVPQLGDGRAILLGEVIDRGGTRRDVQLKGAGPTPYSRRGDGRAALGPVLREYLVSEAMQALGIPTTRALAAVTTGERVVRETMLPGAVLTRVASSHIRVGTFQFFASRGDVEGTRTLADHVIARHYPHAAESEHPHLALLEAVVQAQAELIARWLLVGFVHGVMNTDNTSVAGETIDYGPCAFLDEYDPQAVFSSIDLYRRYAYGNQPAIAQWNLTRLAECLLPLLGDDADAAAEDAIQALEAFGPAFERAYQGGLQRKLGLSTERPGDAALAEDLLQAMAANLADFTLTFRGLSEAAADEDADAEVRRLFNDPGAYDGWAARWRQRLAEEPGDAASRREAMLAVNPAFIPRNHRIEAVIRAAVDRDDFAPFEELLTVLSRPYDTQPDFARYMEPPAAGERVTQTFCGT
- a CDS encoding serine hydrolase domain-containing protein; the encoded protein is MARAETLDFSQAALGRIDPALQAFVDSGRVSGIYAVIARHGRIRYERTFGRMDLARGTPMRPDAIFRIYSMTKPVIAVGVLRLVDQGRVGLDDPVSKYIPSFAAVKVFAGGTADAPILRAPDSPITIRHLLNHTSGLAYGLTPGPVDTIFSRAKLYDAGRTLEEFTDSLARIPLLFSPGTQWSYGSGLDVAGRVIEVASGQTLDRFLDEQLFRPLVMRDTGFRIRPEMRNRLATVYTTGPDGTLQPVRGDGLMAMFEPEARFFWGSGGLLSTPDDMLRFTQMLLDGGVFGGTRILRPETVALMTRNTVPPELTPVPSGTLRDPTYGFGLGVAVKVDTAGATRPGPVGIFRWSGYLGTYFWVDPENDLIAMVWTQLSPGSRVPLEATFQELVYSALGNRE